From Carya illinoinensis cultivar Pawnee chromosome 5, C.illinoinensisPawnee_v1, whole genome shotgun sequence, one genomic window encodes:
- the LOC122311909 gene encoding RNA-binding protein 48, translating into MPRYKDEPPAVRVYTVCDESRYLIVRNIPALGCGDELLKLFASYGEVEECKPMDEEECEQFTDVYWIKFRLVSNARFAKRKLDEFVFLGNRLQVSYAPQYESLSDTKDKLEGRTREVLTRLNPGRSKGIKVLDPSVSSTENSLIVTPSQMNCLPQVGHSNRRDSGNSVNNSSPLTLVSSDQDYFASQSMNHTVQLVREKLNKIQSSSEHLQPAPKKTRVDNRRRI; encoded by the exons ATGCCTCGTTACAAAGACGAGCCTCCGGCTGTTCGCGTCTACACCGTATGCGACGAATCCAG GTACCTGATTGTGAGGAACATTCCGGCCTTAGGATGTGGTGACGAATTGCTCAAATTGTTCGCTTCATATGGAGAAGTTGAAGA GTGTAAACCAATGGATGAAGAAGAATGTGAGCAATTCACTGATGTTTACTGGATCAAATTCCGTCTGGTCAGCAACGCCAG GTTTGCGAAAAGAAAATTGGACGAGTTTGTTTTTCTCGGAAATCGGCTGCAGGTTTCGTATGCTCCACAGTATGAGAGTCTTTCTGACACGAAGGATAAACTAGAAGGCAGGACAAGGGAAGTTCTGACTCGATTAAATC CCGGGAGATCAAAAGGGATCAAGGTTTTGGACCCCAGTGTTTCTTCCACTGAGAATTCGTTGATTGTAACTCCCTCACAAATGAACTGCCTCCCCCAAGTGGGACACTCTAACCGAAG gGACTCTGGAAATTCTGTTAATAATTCTTCTCCGCTCACACTGGTTTCCTCTGACCAG GATTATTTTGCATCTCAATCGATGAATCACACAGTTCAGTTGGTAAGAGAGAAGCTCAATAAG ATTCAATCAAGTAGTGAGCATCTACAACCTGCACCAAAGAAAACACGAGTAGACAACAGAAGAAGAATCTAA